AGGGGAGGGGGTAACTGACATTGGTTGGATTCAGAGCCTCTGCAAAGCAGACATCAAACTTGACTCAGCGCGTGATGAGGACGACGGGGCTCAGAGGTCTCAAGATAACTGTGCGAAGTATCGCAGTAAAGGTAagccaaatctaaacaaaatCACTTGGTATGATTATGTGGTTTTATATGAAGTTTTAATAGTTCAAAGGCTTGAGATGGATGTGTTATGAACAAAAGTACCACgttttgtttctctgcagatTAAAAGAGTTCCAACTTTTGGATTACAGCGATTTAACCAGAGAGCAACTCACAAAACCAGCTGTAACGGGGTGAGCTGGCAGTAAACTGCGCAGGGCAGCTACGCTACCATACAAAAGAATCTGAATCTGTACCTGTTTTGTGATGTGACCGCCGGCTGCGCCAAAGTGGCGCTTTTACGCACGATGGATGCCCTTTTACGCGAGCAGACTAGTTGGGCGCAGAATGTTTCCTGGAGCAACTCAAGTCGTGGGAATGACAGTCATTTAGGAAACACCACGGTGAATCCTTTGAAGAGAAATGAAGAAGTGGCCAAAGTGGAAGTCACCGTCCTGGTCTTGGTGCTGCTGCTCGCTCTGACCGGCAACCTGTGCGTCCTGTTGGCTATCCACGCCACCAAGCACAGCCAGTCTCGGATGTATTACTTCATGAAGCATCTGAGCATCGCAGACCTTGTCGTTGCAATCTTTCAGGTGTTACCACAACTCATTTGGGATATCACATTTCGCTTCTATGGGCCGGATTTTCTGTGCAGGCTGGTCAAATACCTCCAGGTCGTGGGTATGTTTGCATCTACCTACATGCTTGTCCTGATGTCTATTGACAGGTGCTTAGCAATCTGCCAGCCACTTCGCTCCGTGCACAAGAGAAAGGATCGCTTCTGTGTGATCGCCTCCTGGATGCTCAGCCTGATATTCAGCACTCCTCAAGCTTACATATTTTCCTTGCGGGAGGTCGGGAACGGCGTGTATGACTGCTGGGGGGACTTTGTACAGCCATGGGGTGCCAAGGCATACATCACATGGATGAGTCTCAGCATTTACATTTTCCCCGTTGCAATTTTAAGCGTTTGCTATGGCTTGATATGCTTTAAAATATGGCagaatttcaatttaaaaaccCGGAGGGAGCACTTCTTGGCTCTCACTCCAAAGCCCTCCAAAGGCGCTTATCCCCTCTCTCGTGTGAGCAGCGTGAGGCTCATTTCAAAAGCAAAGATCCGTACAGTGAAAATGACTTTTGTTGTGGTCGTTGCCTACATTGTGTGCTGGACTCCCTTCTTCTTTGTCCAGATGTGGTCTGCATGGGATCCTGCTGCACCAAGGGAAGGTAAAGGCACACTCAGTTTgtattaatttctttatttatgaTGCTGTTTGAATTATAATCCCAACATGAATCTATTTTGCATCATATATTTAATGGTTTGTGAAAATGTTATAGATTGCTCAGTTCATATCATCCTTgaataatatagaatatcatTTATATTGGCGAATTTATTGCACATAAACCTGTTgatgtaaaaacaatatttcagcACCAATGTCTTATACATACAAAAGTTAGTCCTCCACCTCACAGATATCTCTGGGAACACATAAGCAATCCGCTTCACGTCCAAGGCAACACAATAGTGTTTAACTTCAGACTTCCCTCCAGTGTACACAGATGAATGGGAGTGTCATTTACAGTAGTTATCAGCTCAGAGAAAGTCAGAGGGAGAGTAAATGTACCAGGACATCAAAGAGTTTCTATCTCTGTTCCCAGTGGTAGTTTATGTAATTTCCATTTAACTACACAGTGCGTTCAGATTTACCCCTCCTATCATTTGAGTTTGCCATTAAAGGGGGCAAGAGCAGGGGAGCAGATGTGCTCCATAACCTTTCAAGTGGGGATCTGAGCAAAACAGGAGAAGTGCtcatttagatatttagatatttctTAAATGGGCCCAACTCAGCCAGACTAAGCTAATCTCTCTGTTTTAATCTTCTTCCACAGAGTTTTGTGCAAAattaggaaaacaaacacattaaagccAAGAATGCATGCACTGTGCACTACActactaaaagtgtttgttgtaATAGGGGCCTCCTTATTGTTTGGTTGGATGGATTCAACCACTTGACTATTTCTTATTACTGTTTAGCATTGTAAACATTATTGGTCACTGGTTATCGTATAACATTAAGCGATTAAAACCCAAATCATTGTTTGATGTACTCTTTAGTACTTTTCAGccacaaatgcacattaaacATATAATAAGTCAATTAtgagaacaaaaaaagaggaaacaagtATACAATTAACATATGTGCatgggagagagaagaagagagggaaaggtCAAAGAAAGCTTTTCAAAAAATAGCTTCTGTCCAAAGCCAAGATGTGAAAGTAAAGATAATTCAAATATTCTCTGACTTATTGCATTCACTTTGAAGTAACGCCATTCAGGTTAAGACTTCATGTAGGTGAGTTTCTTGTTGCCGAGGGCAGAAAACGAACGCACTCCCTCAGGGCCTGAGCATCAGTCATA
This region of Pempheris klunzingeri isolate RE-2024b chromosome 2, fPemKlu1.hap1, whole genome shotgun sequence genomic DNA includes:
- the oxtrb gene encoding oxytocin receptor b, translating into MDALLREQTSWAQNVSWSNSSRGNDSHLGNTTVNPLKRNEEVAKVEVTVLVLVLLLALTGNLCVLLAIHATKHSQSRMYYFMKHLSIADLVVAIFQVLPQLIWDITFRFYGPDFLCRLVKYLQVVGMFASTYMLVLMSIDRCLAICQPLRSVHKRKDRFCVIASWMLSLIFSTPQAYIFSLREVGNGVYDCWGDFVQPWGAKAYITWMSLSIYIFPVAILSVCYGLICFKIWQNFNLKTRREHFLALTPKPSKGAYPLSRVSSVRLISKAKIRTVKMTFVVVVAYIVCWTPFFFVQMWSAWDPAAPREDMAFIIAMLLASLNSCCNPWIYMFFAGHLFRDLMQCFFCCCGRYLTASSCSCDRQCRHKRSSSTYISKNTSSQRSLSHTSSTGGPGH